The proteins below are encoded in one region of Anaerolineales bacterium:
- a CDS encoding 30S ribosomal protein S5: MTDYPTAEYELQEYDERVIEIGRVAKVVQGGRRFSFRVTVVVGDNNGSVGIGVGKANTVPDAMRKASEKAHRNMHKVWLFGRTIPHEVLGRVSGAEVLLKPASPGTGVIAAGGVRAVLEAAGVHDILTKSLRSSNLLNVVYATMQALDSLKSPKEEAARRGKDIKDVTPFWDRRKNA, translated from the coding sequence ATGACAGACTATCCAACTGCAGAATACGAACTACAAGAATACGACGAGCGCGTGATCGAGATCGGGCGTGTGGCCAAAGTCGTCCAGGGTGGGCGCCGTTTCTCTTTCCGGGTCACTGTGGTCGTTGGAGATAACAATGGCAGCGTGGGGATCGGTGTAGGTAAAGCCAATACCGTCCCAGATGCGATGCGTAAAGCCTCCGAGAAGGCCCATCGCAATATGCACAAAGTCTGGCTTTTTGGCAGGACCATTCCACACGAGGTGCTCGGGCGGGTGAGCGGTGCCGAAGTGCTGCTCAAGCCGGCTTCCCCGGGAACAGGTGTAATCGCCGCTGGTGGTGTGCGTGCCGTCCTTGAAGCCGCGGGTGTCCATGATATCCTGACCAAAAGTCTGCGGAGCAGCAACCTGTTGAATGTGGTTTACGCCACCATGCAAGCCTTGGATTCGTTGAAATCTCCCAAAGAAGAAGCTGCCCGCCGTGGAAAAGACATCAAGGATGTGACACCCTTCTGGGATCGGAGGAAAAATGCCTGA
- a CDS encoding 50S ribosomal protein L30, with amino-acid sequence MPEKKAPKEKIVRVTLVHSAIGYSKEHKAAVKALGFKHLHQTVEHVDTPTLRGMLYKVAHLVVVEEV; translated from the coding sequence ATGCCTGAAAAGAAAGCTCCCAAGGAAAAAATCGTCCGAGTCACATTAGTCCACAGCGCGATTGGGTATTCCAAAGAACATAAAGCCGCAGTAAAGGCTTTGGGGTTCAAGCATTTACACCAGACCGTGGAACACGTTGATACACCTACCCTCAGAGGTATGCTGTACAAGGTTGCCCATTTGGTCGTGGTGGAGGAAGTATAA
- a CDS encoding 50S ribosomal protein L18 — MASNQKTRSAARNRRHTRVRQSVIGTPERPRLSVFRSLSGIYAQVIDDVAGNTLASASTIDPALREQVKGLKQAEKARLVGKTLAERAVNKGIQVVAFDRGGYKYIGRVKALAEGAREGGLKF, encoded by the coding sequence ATGGCAAGCAATCAAAAAACACGTTCTGCAGCACGCAACCGCCGCCATACACGCGTACGCCAGTCGGTAATCGGCACCCCCGAACGACCGCGCTTGAGTGTATTTCGCAGCCTGAGCGGCATCTATGCCCAGGTCATCGATGACGTGGCGGGGAACACCCTGGCGTCTGCCTCCACGATTGATCCAGCGCTACGCGAACAGGTGAAGGGGCTGAAGCAAGCCGAAAAGGCACGCCTGGTTGGTAAAACATTGGCTGAACGCGCCGTCAATAAGGGCATCCAGGTCGTTGCATTCGATCGGGGTGGTTACAAGTACATCGGGCGTGTCAAAGCATTGGCAGAAGGTGCGCGCGAGGGCGGCCTGAAGTTCTAA
- a CDS encoding 50S ribosomal protein L15 — protein sequence MKLHDLKPQDGSKKKGIRVGRGTSGRRGKTAGRGTKGQGARAGKPVRLYNQGGNLPFYRRLPFKRGEGFTPVNQTEYNEINLDQLVKFPAGTEINPGSLAEAQLLRNPANPVVIMGRGEIKTALKFNVHRITAGAKAKVEAAGGSVEIIKS from the coding sequence ATGAAACTACATGATCTAAAACCTCAGGATGGGTCAAAAAAGAAAGGCATCCGCGTTGGACGCGGCACATCTGGACGCCGTGGGAAGACTGCTGGACGGGGTACCAAGGGCCAAGGCGCACGCGCTGGAAAACCGGTACGCCTGTACAACCAGGGTGGCAACCTGCCTTTTTACCGCCGCCTGCCGTTCAAACGTGGCGAAGGTTTCACCCCAGTCAACCAGACTGAGTACAACGAAATCAACCTGGATCAGCTGGTTAAATTCCCAGCTGGAACTGAAATAAATCCTGGCTCGCTTGCTGAAGCTCAGCTTTTACGCAACCCTGCCAATCCGGTTGTCATCATGGGCCGTGGTGAGATCAAAACGGCTTTGAAATTCAATGTTCACCGCATCACTGCCGGTGCAAAGGCGAAGGTTGAAGCTGCTGGTGGTAGCGTAGAGATCATTAAATCGTAA